Proteins encoded within one genomic window of uncultured Sphingopyxis sp.:
- a CDS encoding glycosyltransferase family 4 protein encodes MGRGASASVSAAEPEAPWPIRILHLHSSFSLGGKEARAVRLMNLMEDRAHHTILSAMPEALGAREAIDPGVTVDFPKDAPPLHGKPSLARYRELADYMTRFELVLSYNWGAMDGVMARRVHVSRLWHSMPELIHHEDGFNEDESVRRNWKRNLFRRVALRTAQSVVVPSTLLQRIATDEWKAGGRTHLIRNGIDVAAYAKGASLPIPGFERRDGEVVIGTVAGLRKVKDLPRLVRAVATLPPNVRLVIVGEGPERTAIAAEAAARGMADRLVMPGFMAEPARWIGHFDLLALSSLSEQAPIAVIEAMAAGLPVVSPAVGDVAAMVAGANSPYVAADEAAFRAALLRMTEDAALRAEVGAANRRVAAERFDESRMVGAYEKLYARALEGYGPFSGGWVGFD; translated from the coding sequence ATGGGCCGCGGAGCTTCCGCAAGCGTGAGCGCCGCCGAGCCCGAGGCGCCCTGGCCGATCCGCATCCTGCACCTCCATTCGAGCTTTTCGCTCGGCGGCAAGGAAGCGCGCGCCGTCCGGCTGATGAACCTGATGGAGGACCGGGCGCATCATACGATCCTGTCGGCGATGCCCGAGGCGCTCGGCGCGCGCGAGGCGATCGATCCGGGGGTCACCGTCGATTTTCCGAAGGATGCGCCGCCGCTGCACGGCAAGCCGTCGCTCGCGCGCTACCGTGAACTCGCGGATTATATGACCCGGTTTGAATTGGTGCTGAGCTATAATTGGGGCGCGATGGATGGGGTGATGGCGCGCCGGGTCCATGTATCGCGCCTATGGCACAGCATGCCCGAACTGATCCATCACGAGGACGGGTTCAACGAGGACGAAAGCGTCCGGCGCAACTGGAAACGCAATCTGTTCCGCCGCGTGGCGCTGCGCACCGCACAGTCGGTCGTCGTCCCGTCGACTTTGCTTCAGCGGATCGCGACCGATGAGTGGAAGGCGGGCGGCCGCACCCATCTGATCCGCAACGGCATCGACGTCGCGGCCTACGCCAAGGGAGCATCTCTGCCAATCCCGGGCTTCGAGCGCCGCGACGGTGAGGTGGTGATAGGCACCGTCGCCGGGCTGCGCAAGGTCAAGGACCTGCCGCGCCTCGTGCGCGCCGTCGCCACGCTGCCCCCGAACGTCCGGCTGGTGATCGTCGGCGAGGGGCCCGAACGCACGGCGATCGCCGCCGAGGCGGCCGCACGCGGCATGGCGGACCGGCTCGTCATGCCGGGCTTCATGGCCGAGCCCGCGCGCTGGATCGGCCATTTCGACCTGCTTGCGCTGTCGTCGCTCAGCGAGCAGGCGCCGATCGCGGTGATCGAGGCGATGGCGGCGGGGCTGCCCGTCGTCAGTCCGGCGGTCGGCGATGTCGCGGCGATGGTCGCGGGCGCGAACTCTCCCTATGTGGCAGCGGACGAAGCCGCCTTCCGTGCGGCGCTGCTCCGGATGACCGAAGATGCGGCGCTGCGGGCCGAAGTCGGCGCGGCCAACCGGCGCGTGGCGGCGGAGCGGTTCGACGAATCAAGGATGGTCGGCGCTTATGAAAAGCTCTATGCTCGCGCGCTGGAAGGCTATGGGCCGTTCAGCGGTGGCTGGGTCGGCTTCGATTGA
- a CDS encoding nitronate monooxygenase translates to MFKGLKPILYGGREVWPLVEGGKGVSATNHMSSGAWAAAGGIGTVSAVNADSYDAGGKIIPQIYRALTRRERHEELIRYGIEGAVAQVERAHDVSGGKGAININVLWEMGGAQQILEGVLERTKGLVAGVTCGAGMPYKLSEIAQRHNVLYLPIISSARAFRALWKRAYHKVSDLLGAVVYEDPWLAGGHNGLSNAEDPLVPQDPYPRVKALRDTMRAEGISDEVPIVMAGGVWYLRDWENWIDNPELGQIAFQYGTRPLLTEESPIPQAWKDRLRTLDDGDVLLHRFSPTGFYSSAVRNPFLRDLEARSERQIPYSKQEAGDHIVQLDVGVKGKNFWVTPHDRARARDWVAEGYSEALKTPDNTVVFVTEADKAMIRKDQADCMGCLSHCGFSSWKDHDDYSTGYLADPRSFCIQKTLQDIAHGGDVEQNLMFAGHAAFNFKTDPFYSNNFTPTVKQLVDRILTGD, encoded by the coding sequence GTGTTCAAAGGTTTGAAGCCCATCCTTTATGGCGGGCGTGAAGTCTGGCCGCTGGTCGAAGGCGGCAAGGGCGTGTCGGCGACCAATCATATGTCGAGCGGCGCGTGGGCCGCGGCGGGGGGCATCGGTACCGTTTCGGCGGTCAATGCCGACAGCTATGACGCCGGCGGCAAGATCATCCCGCAAATCTACCGCGCGCTGACGCGACGCGAACGCCACGAGGAGCTGATCCGCTACGGCATCGAGGGCGCGGTCGCGCAGGTCGAGCGCGCGCACGACGTGTCGGGCGGCAAGGGCGCGATCAACATCAATGTGCTCTGGGAAATGGGCGGCGCGCAGCAGATACTCGAAGGCGTGCTCGAGAGGACCAAGGGGCTCGTCGCGGGGGTCACCTGCGGCGCGGGGATGCCCTATAAGTTGAGCGAGATCGCGCAGCGGCACAATGTGCTCTACCTGCCGATCATCAGCTCGGCGCGCGCCTTCCGCGCGCTATGGAAGCGCGCCTATCACAAGGTGTCGGACCTGCTCGGCGCCGTGGTCTATGAGGATCCGTGGCTCGCCGGCGGCCACAACGGCCTGTCGAACGCCGAAGACCCGCTGGTGCCGCAGGACCCCTATCCGCGTGTGAAAGCACTGCGCGACACGATGCGCGCCGAGGGGATTTCGGACGAAGTGCCGATCGTGATGGCGGGCGGCGTCTGGTATCTGCGCGACTGGGAAAACTGGATCGACAATCCCGAGCTCGGCCAGATCGCCTTCCAGTACGGCACGCGGCCGCTGCTGACCGAGGAAAGCCCGATCCCGCAGGCGTGGAAGGACCGTCTGCGCACGCTCGACGACGGCGACGTGCTGCTCCATCGCTTCTCGCCGACCGGCTTCTATTCGAGCGCGGTGCGCAACCCGTTCCTGCGCGACCTCGAAGCGCGCTCGGAGCGCCAGATTCCCTATTCGAAGCAGGAAGCGGGCGACCATATCGTCCAGCTCGACGTCGGGGTGAAGGGCAAGAATTTCTGGGTCACCCCGCACGACCGGGCGCGGGCGCGCGACTGGGTGGCGGAGGGCTATAGCGAGGCGCTGAAGACCCCCGATAATACGGTGGTCTTCGTGACCGAGGCCGACAAGGCGATGATCCGCAAGGACCAGGCCGACTGCATGGGCTGCCTGTCGCATTGCGGCTTTTCGTCGTGGAAGGACCATGACGATTATTCGACCGGCTACCTGGCCGACCCGCGCAGCTTCTGCATCCAGAAGACGCTGCAGGACATCGCGCACGGCGGCGACGTCGAGCAGAATCTGATGTTCGCGGGCCACGCCGCGTTCAACTTCAAGACCGATCCCTTTTATTCGAACAACTTCACCCCGACGGTGAAGCAGCTGGTGGACCGGATTTTGACGGGGGATTGA
- a CDS encoding GIY-YIG nuclease family protein codes for MANKRNGTLYTGMTSNLVQRVWQHREGLGGFSRRYDCKMLVWFEIHATMETAIAREKQIKAGSRAKKLMLIEADNPSWRDLWLQIVDGSA; via the coding sequence ATGGCGAACAAGCGCAACGGCACGCTCTATACGGGCATGACGTCGAACTTGGTGCAGCGCGTCTGGCAGCACCGGGAAGGGCTCGGCGGCTTTTCGCGGCGTTACGATTGCAAGATGCTCGTCTGGTTCGAGATACACGCGACGATGGAAACAGCCATCGCGAGGGAAAAGCAGATCAAGGCAGGAAGCAGGGCCAAGAAACTGATGCTCATCGAGGCCGACAATCCGTCGTGGCGGGATTTGTGGCTTCAGATCGTCGACGGCAGCGCATGA
- a CDS encoding D-glycerate dehydrogenase codes for MPDSTRPKRPRVIVTRQLMPHVEARMAELFDARLSAHDHAFTRDELKAAVADCDVFVPTVTDEIDAEVIAAAGERLKLIANFGAGVDHIDLAAARAKGIMVSNTPGVFTEDTADMTMALILSVPRRLAEGEKLMRSGKWQGWAPSTMLGHRVGGKLLGIIGMGRIGLSVARRARAFGLSIHYHNRKRLPEAIEEELGASYHASVDTLLRISDVVTIHCPHTSETHEMVSAARIGAMKPTAYLINTARGEIVDEKALIAALQTGRIAGAGLDVYTHEPAVDPALLALDNVVLLPHLGSATIEGREASGEKVIANIRAWCDGHRPPDQVLEGWV; via the coding sequence ATGCCCGATTCCACCCGCCCCAAGCGCCCGCGCGTCATCGTCACCCGCCAGTTGATGCCGCATGTCGAGGCGCGCATGGCCGAATTGTTCGATGCCCGGCTGTCGGCGCATGATCACGCTTTTACGCGCGACGAATTGAAGGCCGCGGTCGCCGATTGCGACGTGTTCGTGCCGACGGTGACCGACGAGATCGACGCCGAGGTGATCGCCGCGGCGGGCGAGCGGCTGAAGCTGATCGCCAATTTCGGCGCGGGGGTCGATCATATCGACCTCGCCGCCGCGCGCGCGAAGGGCATCATGGTGTCGAACACGCCCGGCGTCTTCACCGAAGACACCGCCGACATGACGATGGCGCTGATCCTCAGCGTGCCGCGCCGCCTCGCCGAGGGCGAGAAGCTGATGCGGTCGGGCAAATGGCAAGGCTGGGCGCCGAGCACGATGCTCGGCCACCGTGTCGGCGGCAAATTGCTCGGGATCATCGGCATGGGGCGCATCGGGCTCTCGGTCGCACGGCGCGCCCGCGCCTTCGGCCTGTCGATCCATTATCACAACCGCAAGCGGCTGCCCGAAGCCATCGAGGAGGAACTCGGCGCGAGCTATCATGCCAGCGTCGACACGCTGCTCCGCATCAGCGACGTCGTCACCATCCACTGCCCGCACACGAGCGAAACGCACGAGATGGTGAGCGCGGCGCGCATCGGCGCGATGAAGCCCACGGCCTACCTCATCAACACCGCGCGCGGCGAGATCGTCGACGAAAAGGCGCTGATCGCGGCGCTGCAAACGGGCCGCATCGCGGGCGCGGGGCTCGACGTCTATACGCACGAGCCCGCGGTCGACCCCGCGCTGCTCGCGCTCGACAATGTCGTGCTGCTCCCGCACCTCGGCTCGGCGACGATCGAGGGGCGCGAGGCGTCGGGCGAAAAGGTGATCGCGAATATCCGCGCCTGGTGCGACGGGCACCGCCCGCCCGACCAGGTGCTGGAGGGGTGGGTTTGA
- a CDS encoding SH3 domain-containing protein, with amino-acid sequence MTSRHIFAAAVLMMTVGPASAQSQPDVEVPYWASISVDKARMRKGPSPHVPVMWEYRRKDLPVKVVARHENWRKVEDPDGAQGWMAARLLSRTRTAIVTGDIRPMREDASIAAPVAYRAEPGVVGRISDCRNGWCRFDVKGRKGWIQTDHIWGD; translated from the coding sequence ATGACCAGCCGCCATATATTCGCCGCCGCCGTGCTGATGATGACCGTGGGACCGGCCTCCGCACAATCGCAACCCGACGTCGAAGTGCCCTATTGGGCGTCGATCAGCGTAGACAAGGCGCGGATGCGCAAGGGACCGTCGCCCCACGTCCCCGTGATGTGGGAATATCGTCGCAAGGATTTGCCGGTCAAGGTCGTCGCGCGCCATGAAAACTGGCGCAAGGTCGAGGATCCCGACGGGGCGCAAGGCTGGATGGCGGCGCGCCTCCTGAGCCGCACCCGCACCGCGATCGTCACCGGCGACATCCGCCCGATGCGCGAGGACGCGAGCATCGCGGCCCCGGTCGCCTATCGCGCCGAGCCCGGCGTCGTCGGCCGGATCAGCGATTGCAGGAACGGCTGGTGCCGGTTCGACGTCAAGGGCCGCAAGGGCTGGATTCAGACCGACCATATCTGGGGCGATTGA